DNA from Stegostoma tigrinum isolate sSteTig4 chromosome 8, sSteTig4.hap1, whole genome shotgun sequence:
tttagtacaacaaacaaggattgggcttatgcaattaatggtagggcttgGGTAATATGGTAGAACAGGGGGATCTAGGGGTGAAGCTACattatgtgatgcaaacttcaaagaatatgGACAGGATGACTGAAAAGGCATTCAGCACACTTGCCTACgttgttcagccctttgagtataggagttgggaaataatattgaagttgtacaggacacttgTGAGCCCCTTTCTGgattactgtgtccagttctggttgcccagttataggaagatattatcaaactggagagggttcagaagacaattaccaggatgttgccaggtagggaaggtttgagttataaagaaagactggggCTTTTTTGACTGGAGCGTAGGACTTGAGAGGCAttctgatggaagtttataaaataatgaggggtattgATAGAATTAACgggagttgtcttttccctaggataggagATTTCAAGACTCAGGGGCACATTTTTTcaggtgacaggagagagattttaacaaaaaaagacatgaggcaaatgttttacacagagggcggtttGCATGTGCAGTGAACttttggaggaagtggtggatgttggtacaattacaacatttaaaggttaagtacacgaataggacaGGTATGGAGGGACACGGGCAAGGAGCAGGCACGTGGGATCAaaattagtttgggatgatgtttggcttggactggtcagaccgaagggtctgtttctgtgctgtgtgactctatacaGCAAAAGTTGGACAGCACTTAGCCATTGTCGCAGTCATACCAGGTCTTGTCACCAATATTCCCCAACTCCCAGCCTCTCCTGATCCTccaattaagaccataagacataggagtggaagtgaggccatttggcccatcaagtccactccgtcaACACTTTGTCACCACTTGTTGACACTCTTCTCGCCCTACTCCCAAATGAATTCCAATCCGCTGTCCAGTCATGAGATTCTCCTTACGTATCCCAGCTCAGATCACTAGGCTCCTGACTTGACAGGGAAGATGCTGAGAGGGTGTTCCCCCTTGTGGAAGAGACTAGAACTAGGGCATACGGTTTAAAAGTAAGAAATCTCTCATTCAAGatagagatgagaatttttttctctgtggGTTGttgatgtttggaattctcttcctgaggGAGCAGCGGGAGCAGAATCATTGACTATTTTTAAGACTGAGTCAGGTTCTTAATTGACAAGGGTCAAAGTCTATTGGGGTTAGACAGGAGAGTAGAGTTGAGGCAatagcagatcagccatggtcatatgaAATGGTAAAGCACACTTGAGAAgccaaatggtctgttcctgctcctaattcttacgCTTCTGTGTAGACTAATCAGATGCATTGTCCTCATCAAATCTCCTTGTTACCTTCTTAAAAAAATTCGACCAATTTGGTCAGTCAtggcttttttttttctgatgaaggatctaggcccaaaacgtcagcttttgtgttcctgagatgctgcttggcctgctgtgttcatccagctccacactttgttatcttggattctccagcatctgcagttcccattatctctgatcagtcaTGGCCCTCCATTTACAAATCCTTGCTGACAGTTCATGATTAATCTGTCATGTCTAATGGTGATTCTTCCTATTCCTGGGAAAtttttccaacaacttgctcCCTACCAAAGTTAGGTCCGAGTGGTATACAATTACTTCCAATTTCCCTCTTTTATACGAGAACGCAAAAGTAACAATCATCCAATCTAGCAGCTGCAGGGCCAATAGCCATAGTAGGTTAGAAAATGCTGGTTAGAATCTCCACTAGTTCTCCTTTTGTTTCTCTTAGAAGCCTGGGATTTATTCATCCACATCTGGCTTCTAAGAGTGctaattattttaatatttccTGTTCTGTTATGTTTATACCATCCAATATTTAATATATGCCCTTAATTAGAATGTTTGAATCTGCCTCCTCACTTTTGAAGTCAGACAGAAAATAGTAATCGAGAATCGTGCTCGCCATTCTCCATGCATACAATAGCTTTTTGATCATTTCTTTAGTGCCTTCTTAGTGTtcatgtatttataaaatatcatTGACATTCTCTTGATTTGTCAGTATCTTCTCATATCATTTTGTTGCTTCCTTAATTTTGTATAATTTCACCTTCTATGCTTTCTGTCCAGATAGGGAGGAAGGGGTCTAAGTTAATGACTTACTCAATTTGGGGCAATCAGAAGGTCAGGCATACAGGATAGGACAATATGAAGACTTAAAATCTTTTAAGAAGCAATTGAATGCTGCCATGGAAAATTGAAGGATTTTCCTGAATAGATGAGAATTGGCTAAATCTTCTGTCTAAACTtacttttgtaattattttaattttccttCACTCATTTCTTGCTCAgatatttttaatatttatgtTTCTGTTTTCCTTCAGGTTTGGGTAATGGATTTGCTTGGGTGCCTTCAGTCAGTCTGGTCACGCAGTACTTCACAGAACGGAGGCCACTGGCCAATGCCATTGCCAGTTGTGGAGAATGTGTCTTCACCTTCATCTTCACACCATTCTACCAGTGGCTTGTTGACCAGATGTCGTGGCGACAAGCAATGATGATCATTGCTGGAATCCAGCTGAATCTCTGTGTCTGCGGAGCTCTGATGAGACCGTATCAGGCACAGAAGAAATGTCAGAATGCTACATCACCATCTGCTGCCACGTCTGGGAACGATTTGTGTAGCACAAGTGCAAAACGAAAGAAGAACCTTGCACATTTTTTTGACTTGCCTCTTCTGAAACAACCAAAGTTTATCTGCATGATCTTCTTTGGGTTTTTCTCAGTTGCGGGCTTCTTCGCTCCTGCCATCTATTTAATTCCTCATGCCCAAAACATTGGGATCGAGGATTTTCAAGCAGCTTTATTGATGGCTTACTGGTCAGCAGGTGACCTCATTGGGCGACTAGGGTGTGGTTGGTTGGCCAACTTGCGCCTTATGAAATCAATCCGCTTGACAACAATCATGGTTACAATTTTGAGCATAGCTCTCTCACTTTTCCCTGTAGCTAAGAGTTACACCCTGCTTGTCATCTTCAGCTGTGTTTCTGGGTTCTTCTTTGGGACCATGTTGGCCCTTATTGTCACCTTGCTTACTGATGTGATGGGTGTTGACAAGCTGGACAATGCACTCGGGCTGATTATGTTCTTCAGGGCAATTGGTTGCCTTCTTGGGCCTCCACTGGCAGGTAATATTCTCCACTAGTAACTGATTCATTGTTTCAAAATGTGAGCCGACAGGAGGTTTAGTAGTgtaaatgagaaatttctttattgTAGGACAGTGTGAGGTTATGTTCTCTAAGGAAGAGTCATaaagcagattattatttaaatggaacaaGATTCCACAAAAGCAGTGCGCAGGGTTTTGTGTGTTCTTGTACATGAACCTTGAAACGTTAGCACACAGATGCTGCAGTTAATTAAAAGACCAAACAGAATTTTGGCCTTCAGTGGAGTTTTAAAATAGATAAGTCTTGTTACAATGTACAGGGTGCTGGTAAGCACACccagagtactgtatacagtaaTGCACCTCGTATTTAACAAAGGGTACACTGGCATTGTAGGCAGCTGAAAAGAGGTTCACTGGGTTAATACCTGGGATGAAGGAGTTTGGTTTTCTACCTGGCTAAACAGATTAGGTTTATTCATTAGTATTTTGAAAAACGAGGAGTGATCTTATTAATACGTACAGGATTCTGAGGGGGCTGACAGGTtagatgttgagaagattttTTTGCTAGTGGGAGAATCTCGAATTGGAAAACATAAAGGATCAGTTGTTAGAAACTGAGATGCATgggaatttctttacccagaggcTAGTGAATTTCTGAACTGCTCTACCTCCAAGAGGCttgatca
Protein-coding regions in this window:
- the LOC125456342 gene encoding monocarboxylate transporter 13-like isoform X2 gives rise to the protein MSREFGAADPAVEKPVDGPPTPKYVDGGYGWVILASCFVVTGLSMSFVKTFGIFFLDIQEYFDTLAFKVSWITAITVAVFHVCSPIASALSLLLSHRVIIIIGGILSSLGVLLGSFGFSLLAMYLTTGFLVGLGNGFAWVPSVSLVTQYFTERRPLANAIASCGECVFTFIFTPFYQWLVDQMSWRQAMMIIAGIQLNLCVCGALMRPYQAQKKCQNATSPSAATSGNDLCSTSAKRKKNLAHFFDLPLLKQPKFICMIFFGFFSVAGFFAPAIYLIPHAQNIGIEDFQAALLMAYWSAGDLIGRLGCGWLANLRLMKSIRLTTIMVTILSIALSLFPVAKSYTLLVIFSCVSGFFFGTMLALIVTLLTDVMGVDKLDNALGLIMFFRAIGCLLGPPLAGFLVDITGDYGIGFYVAGGGLFIAASFLVLADYFLNQEQKCSQNTVKQMEKLISERQPQEDVEKEQLGNIQTERDPMNEVSET
- the LOC125456342 gene encoding monocarboxylate transporter 13-like isoform X1 gives rise to the protein MSREFGAADPAVEKPVDGPPTPKYVDGGYGWVILASCFVVTGLSMSFVKTFGIFFLDIQEYFDTLAFKVSWITAITVAVFHVCSPIASALSLLLSHRVIIIIGGILSSLGVLLGSFGFSLLAMYLTTGFLILLDLLSLGNGFAWVPSVSLVTQYFTERRPLANAIASCGECVFTFIFTPFYQWLVDQMSWRQAMMIIAGIQLNLCVCGALMRPYQAQKKCQNATSPSAATSGNDLCSTSAKRKKNLAHFFDLPLLKQPKFICMIFFGFFSVAGFFAPAIYLIPHAQNIGIEDFQAALLMAYWSAGDLIGRLGCGWLANLRLMKSIRLTTIMVTILSIALSLFPVAKSYTLLVIFSCVSGFFFGTMLALIVTLLTDVMGVDKLDNALGLIMFFRAIGCLLGPPLAGFLVDITGDYGIGFYVAGGGLFIAASFLVLADYFLNQEQKCSQNTVKQMEKLISERQPQEDVEKEQLGNIQTERDPMNEVSET
- the LOC125456342 gene encoding monocarboxylate transporter 12-like isoform X3 — its product is MSREFGAADPAVEKPVDGPPTPKYVDGGYGWVILASCFVVTGLSMSFVKTFGIFFLDIQEYFDTLAFKVSWITAITVAVFHVCCLGNGFAWVPSVSLVTQYFTERRPLANAIASCGECVFTFIFTPFYQWLVDQMSWRQAMMIIAGIQLNLCVCGALMRPYQAQKKCQNATSPSAATSGNDLCSTSAKRKKNLAHFFDLPLLKQPKFICMIFFGFFSVAGFFAPAIYLIPHAQNIGIEDFQAALLMAYWSAGDLIGRLGCGWLANLRLMKSIRLTTIMVTILSIALSLFPVAKSYTLLVIFSCVSGFFFGTMLALIVTLLTDVMGVDKLDNALGLIMFFRAIGCLLGPPLAGFLVDITGDYGIGFYVAGGGLFIAASFLVLADYFLNQEQKCSQNTVKQMEKLISERQPQEDVEKEQLGNIQTERDPMNEVSET